A window from Cinclus cinclus chromosome 4, bCinCin1.1, whole genome shotgun sequence encodes these proteins:
- the DENND11 gene encoding DENN domain-containing protein 11, with protein sequence MVERSDEAPLLFWAEGPAVSAPPPAAEPGSSGSGGGGRRLGGGWSAAPWDGEGPVEAAGPPRAEAEEDQIVAVFVVTFDPRTGNMVEWCLPQDIDLEGVEFKSMASGSHKIQSDFIYFRKGLCFGLACFANMPVESELERGARMKSVGILSPSYTLLYRYMHFLENQVRHQLEMPGHYSHLEAFYDDKKGVLPDSKGTPSSQQPVHWLPSIHRYMYPEMKITHPAGCMSQFIKFFGEQILVLWKFALLRKRILIFSPPPVGVVCYRVYCCCCLANVSLPGLGGTVPESKPFFYVNVADIEMLETEVSYVACTTEKIFEQKRDLYDVYVDNQNVKTHHEHLQPLLKINNADKEKYRRLNDQRQMLMYSQEVGEDCSSCEEDLFILFFMEQNNRIFQTLMEVSASQDKTLTADHARGMGLDPQGDRSFLMDLLEVYGIDVMLVIDNPCCT encoded by the exons ATGGTGGAGCGCTCGGACGAGGCGCCGCTGCTGTTCTGGGCCGAGGGCCCCGCCGTGTCGGCGCCGCCGCCCGCGGCCGAGCcgggcagcagcggcagcggcggcggcgggcggaggctCGGCGGCGGCTGGAGCGCGGCTCCGTGGGACGGCGAGGGGCCGGtggaggcggcggggccgccgcggGCCGAGGCGGAGGAGGACCAGATCGTGGCCGTCTTCGTGGTCACCTTCGACCCCCGCACGG GCAACATGGTGGAATGGTGTTTACCCCAAGATATAGATTTGGAAGGTGTAGAATTCAAATCCATGGCAAGTGGGTCCCACAAAATCCAGTCAGATTTCAT TTATTTCCGGAAAGGGCTCTGTTTTGGCCTGGCCTGCTTTGCCAACATGCCTGTGGAGAGTGAGTTGGAGCGTGGTGCCCGCATGAAATCCGTGGgtatcctctctccttcctACACGCTGCTGTATAGGTACATGCATTTCCTGGAGAACCAGGTCAG aCACCAGCTGGAGATGCCAGGGCACTACTCCCATCTAGAGGCATTCTATGATGACAAGAAAGGAGTTCTCCCTGATAGCAAGGGCACCCCAAGCTCTCAGCAACCTgtccactggctgccttccaTCCACAGATACATGTACCCAGAGATGAAG ATCACACACCCTGCTGGCTGTATGTCTCAGTTCATCAAATTCTTTGGTGAGCAGATCCTCGTCCTCTGGAAGTTTGCCCTGCTGCGCAAGCGCATACTGATATTTTCACCGCCCCCAGTTGGAGTTGTCTGCTATAGAG TGTACTGCTGTTGTTGCCTTGCAAATGTTTCTCTGCCTGGTCTTGGAGGAACTGTCCCAGAGTCCAAACCATTCTTCTACGTGAATGTGGCAGACATAGAAATGCTGGAGACAGAAGTATCATATGTGGCCT GTACAACAGAAAAGATCTTTGAGCAAAAACGGGATCTCTATGATGTCTATGTGGACAACCAGAATGTGAAGACGCATCATGAACATCTGCAACCACTCCTGAAAATTAACAATGCTGACAAGGAGAAGTACCGACGGCTCAATGACCAAAG GCAGATGTTAATGTATTCTCAAGAAGTGGGTGAGGATTGCAGCTCCTGTGAAGAGGACCTTTTCATCTT GTTTTTCATGGAGCAGAACAACCGCATATTCCAGACTCTGATGGAGGTGTCAGCCAGCCAGGACAAGACATTGACAGCTGACCACGCACGAGGCATGGGCCTGGATCCCCAGGGGGATCGAAGTTTCCTTATGGACCTCCTGGAAGTGTATGGCATTGATGTTATGCTAGTCATTGACAACCCCTGCTGCACTTAA